A region of the Equus quagga isolate Etosha38 chromosome 11, UCLA_HA_Equagga_1.0, whole genome shotgun sequence genome:
CAGAGTCAGCACACTTGTGGACTTCTCTTCCAGGTCACTATGTTCATGCTGGCAACATTCTTGCGACTCAGCGCCACTTCCGTTGGCACCCAGGCGCCCACGTGAGTTTTTTGTGGCCCTCCccgcttttttcttttctaggacCACCTCTCCATGCTCCTAacacagcaacaataataatatcagTTGCATTTATTGGGTGCTTATCAAATGCCAAGCATCCTTCGTCCTTATCCCATCCCTGTGAGGCAGTAGGTATCATCTCTATTTCACAGGTAAGATGCCAGAGACCTGGAGAGTGGAGGGGCCcaagggacagagctgggatttaaaccGGGTCTGCCTGACTCGCAATCACTGTGTTTTGCCTGGTATAGCATTAGCCTGGGTCTCTCGGATCTCCTTTCTAATCCCTAGTTCTTGGAGGAGATGCCTAGTGatttaagttattttttgaaTCTTGGGAAACTAATTTCAACTTGTtcacttttccttatttctaataatttctcttttgcaTAAAGTTTTTATTAGATGGCTGAAAGAGAGCTTGAATTTAGTAAAATAGAATTCAGTGTGCTAGAAATTAGGTCCATACCAGGCAGGGATTTCAGTTTCAGCAAGCTGGGATTACTTTCTGAGGTAGAAAAGTTCTTGTTAACACAAATCTATGCTATActctttacattattttaaatattagtgtAGTTTCCTTTGTAATCTATCCGCCCTCCacgccccctgccccaccccccgaCTGTCCCCTTTTTGTCAGTTTTAGTAGGTACAGAAAGACTGATGGTAGCTcataattatttcagaaatgctaATTTGTATGTAAATTGATTGTATTTGTAGTAGCTTTGTCTTTTAGAACTTGAGACCTTGGCTATGTTAACTGTTGGGACTTGCTAAAATAATAACGtcaacaataataaaagctaacatgTTTTGAGTGAGTCAGTATGCTaaatttattcaaccatttcttttttttaattgagttcaggTGACCCTGGAGTAGTGAAtatttgtccccattttatagatgaaagaaCTGAGACAGTGAAGTCAAGCACCTTGCCCAGATCACACAGTGGCACGTAGTAGTGCTAGGATTTGCACCAGGCATCCTGGCTCCACAATCCATTCTTTTAATCAGAGAAATTCTGAATAATGCTGGACTGCCTGGTGAAAATCACCACACATCCAATCTcaagttctaaaagaaaaaagttaaaatatatacagtTAAAAAGCTGCGTATCCAACACATAGTTTAATCTCTTTGCTCGttatttctcatctgaaaaacagggTTAGAAACAGTGCCTACTTCACAAGGTGAGAGTTGACTGAGTTAATGTATATGAAAGAGCTTGGAACATCCCTTACACACAGTGAGCACTGTATAAGTGTTGGCTGGTattattcttgttgttttattAGCATGTGCCTTACCCATATAGCTTTAGTCTATACTTTCCACAGAGCCTGAACGTTATAGATCACTGTATAGATGAAAATGTATTTCCAACTACTGTTTAATATGACAACTCCAGTGTTTTTTAAGTCTAAGTGAAGCAAGCTCCCAGGGGCAGTGATTAGGGGCATTTTCCTGGGCCTGTTTGGGGATCTATTTGGTATGGCTTCTGGCCAGTTGCAGAGATGTGGGTCCAGGTATCAGCCATCAGGGACTGAGCAGCCACCAGGATTGGCTGTTggagttttcttttccctcctctgtcaTGGAGTCAGTAGAGAAGTAGAAGGCAAGGAAGGGCCAAGCAGTGGGAAAGGGAACCCAAGATGGAGCTTTCTGACCCTCCCCCCTTCGGCCTCAGGGCCTGAATCCTTGTGTGAAGTCTGTCCTGAAGCCGTGGGATGGACCCCCTGGCTGTCTGTCCAGCTGACCAGGTCTATGTGTtgcaggtggggctggggaagaggaagtACCTGTATGCCCTGGAGGAGGGGGTAGTCCGCTTCACTAAGGAGGTCTACGTGCCCAATCCCAGCAACTCGGAAGCTGTGGATCTGGTTACCAGGCTGCCCAAGGGTGCTGTGCTCTACAAGACTTTTGTTCACGTGGTTCCTGCCAAGCCTGAGGGCACCTTCAAACTGGTTGCTATGCTTTGAACTCCTGGTTGAGGCCATTGGACAGAGACTGGAGCCCAGCTCACAGGAGAGGGTGGTACCAGGAGAAGTCAAGGGTTAGGGTGATGACATGGCCTCCTGAGGAAGAAGTCTGCTTGATGGTGACTGCAGGACACTCTGTGAAGTGACTGACTGGGAAACCCCTTGGGAGACCTGACCTGAGCCAAAAATAAAGTTAGCTGGAGTCATGAGTCTGTGCTATGTGGGGACAAGCCTGGATGGAGCTGTTTTCTGATTTGGTCTTCGCCCATCTCTAGTGCACACCAAGCAGGAGAGAGGCCTATCAGAGTGAGGAAATGAGAAGAGGGGACTTTGTTTTGAGGAGAGGATTGCTTTAGCACCGTTCCccggagaggaaggaaaaggagtgcTTGAGGGTGTCACTGCTACTTCCCCTCCTGGGTCCTACAGAAGTCAGGGTCCTTGGGGGAGTGGGTGGGAAGGGCCAATGGAGGAAGCAACACAGTTCTGTTTCTCTCCTGGAGTCACATTCAGAGGAGCTGGGGCGGCAGTCCCAGAAATGGCCACATGGGAGACCCTTCCCTGCCTCTGTAGGTCGAGGGCAGAGAGGCCCCATCTGCCTGGAATACCGAGGTCCTTCCTCCAGTGATAAGACAGAACGGGTGAAGGTGACAAATGGGCTTCTTCCCCCTCACCCAGAGAGACACAGCAAGCTCATTCTTTTCTGGTTCTTAGTTTATCTCAAGCCATAAGCAGCAGCAAAGAATCTGGCTTCAGGAATACTCAGTCTGGGCCTAGAGTGGACTGGGGCCAGGCCTTCATTGTCAACCCAACCCAAGACCTTTAGAGACATGGCTTTGCATGGAAGGGCCAGGAAGGAAGTCTCAGCTGGGGTGGATGGTCGTCCTGGCTGTTGGAGGTAGGTGATGTGGGCTGAGGCCCCAGAGAGGGGCTTGTAGAGTCCAGTGGCTTCCTTCCAAGGACTTTCCTCTGCCCTGAAGGCAGGAGCTGCAGGGACTGAGGGCAGAGGAACCTCCCAATTCTGGAGGTCTGCCTTGAACTTGTCACCTTGTTCTCTCAGGGCGTGATCCCAGATTCCCCACCTCCTGCAGATCCTTGGCAAAGGTGATCCGGGGTTTGTTGAGGTTCACTTTGGCTTCCTTCTCCTGGAGTCTCATGTACCAAGGCCCAGCTGGGGGAGATTGGTGGGGGCATCTCCAGAGGCTCAGCGCTGtccctggagaagtgggaagGGGCAGAAGGGAAGAGCTTGCTCCCTTCTGCACAGTGGTGTTTCCCTAAGCAAGGCAGGTGGCTGCTTCCTGAGGTGGGTGAGCAGAGCCACGGTTGGGTGATGGTGCAGGCAGTGACCTTAGGGCTTCTTCGTAGCTCGGTGGCAGCTGCAGGGCAGAGCAAAGGCATTAACCAACCCCCACACCCCCCATACACACTTGCCCCTTCTTTGGACTGCTGCTTCCtatctctcctctcccccagtcACGGTCCTTTCTGGAAACAAGTTGAGTCCTAGAGCTGTTGGCTCCATGGAAACTTTTCTGCAGGAGCCCATCTTGAGTTGCAAGGCAGGCCTCCTTGGGCTGGTGTCTgccatccttccttccacccaAAGAGGAGAAGTGGGGCCTCCAGCCAAATCCTGGGGCCATCAGTGGCCCTTTCCTTGTCCTGGCCCGAGCGACTCTAATTGGGCATTATgtgtaaaaagaataatatgaaaaaagcTCAGTTCTCCAAGGCACCCAAGGCCGGGAGGGCTGAACATTCACCTCTCTGCAGGCCCAGAGTCCGAAGCGCTGTGCAATCAGCTGGTGAATCTGCTGCTGCCGATCCTTCTTTCGAACACTCTCATAGCTGGGCAGGCGAGCCAGCTGCCACAGGGGCAGCTGGTAACTGCTAGGTAGCCCCACACAGAATACCTCGGGCCCCTGGGGATAGCCCTGTGACCAAGAAAAGCCAAGGGAACCAGGCAGGCACGCACGACGCTTCTCCAACTTCCATCTGGACGTTCTTCCCCAGAGTGATACCACAGGCCCTCCTCCTCTCCGAGTCTCTCTAGGCCTCCTCCCATCCTTCTCTTAGCCACACTAGGCTGCCAGCACACACCTCTCCCCCTACTCCCAGGTGGCAGCCCCAAGGGTCCTCCCTTACCTGCATCCGCAGAGACTCTCGGCACCTTTCTGCCTGGACCTCGGTGGGGTGTCCCATGGTGCTGAGGTAGGGAGGGGGGCTGTCCTGGGAGTTATGAAGGACAACTCAAAGTGGAGCTCAGCATTTAGGGTCAGCAAGCAAGAGAGCAAAGCCCAAACCATTTCTGTCCCCatgtccctctccccatccctttAGTTCTCACTATCGAGTTCAAGGCACAAAGCTTAGATCCTCATTTCAGAAATGCACTTGGGTATAAAGAGATTCCACTCCTTTCTAGCCACTAGTCATTCTCTCATGATCTGGCAGCCAGCTCTGATGACCTTTGTGGGGAGAGTCAGAGAAAACCTCCTCTTCCTGTCCCACCTCTCCATCCTCTGTCTGGTGCCCCAACTTGCAGGGATCAGAGCCTGGGGAGGCTGCAGGTCAGaagatttcttttgctttctgtaCCCAGGATCCCATATGGTGTCCCATCCCTGAGGAGAGGACTGACAATacccctaccaccaccacccctcccaGCAGTCGGGGCTCTGAGCCTTCCCCTGGGAACTAGGGAGACGGTGGGCCTCCAGTTGCTTGGAGAGCTGGGAAAAGACCATTGTCTTCAGC
Encoded here:
- the MRPL27 gene encoding 39S ribosomal protein L27, mitochondrial, with protein sequence MASAVLALRTRIAALLSPPQAAALAVRYASKKTGGSSKNLGGKSPGRRFGLKKMEGHYVHAGNILATQRHFRWHPGAHVGLGKRKYLYALEEGVVRFTKEVYVPNPSNSEAVDLVTRLPKGAVLYKTFVHVVPAKPEGTFKLVAML